One region of Oligoflexus sp. genomic DNA includes:
- a CDS encoding DUF1566 domain-containing protein, with protein sequence MKSLSSLISGALVLSAMLVACGATDEDSQVKMNAVPTYESNSVVRVRDAESIFFAYVTVNPQSGARKGYRFDCDTIPKLRRLISSTGFPTDFLSSTPIYDFDSKDAQDLKLDEQPRLSCSNPDKALYKVDFADKTRFFFADTSKSRTRLYNLGCQSLVDNMGFQIDAATTVTPDFISNLKIFSADDNDDISCIGGIEIGAKLQWTTPTNSILTLKKADRLPLTTFAARKADGTQAALTLARTGKCDWVESTAVNGALLITGQTPYDFQGQVSCTLEIKAEEGSSRAESKTFQINALPLPVESNGWIRDPLSDTGVGGALGEAGDGLCNGKENCVYNDPRGRLWSRVDNTYRNFDDAQTFCFKLVYGGYSDWRLPTVAELKQAVTDKVYDLAPIDKLDLYSYSWSVNVVPTDTTQAYYVSLIDGTDRPLTKKTVLMHNCIR encoded by the coding sequence ATGAAATCACTGTCTTCACTTATCTCAGGCGCCCTCGTCCTCAGTGCCATGCTTGTGGCCTGCGGGGCAACGGACGAAGATTCCCAGGTTAAAATGAATGCGGTTCCGACTTACGAAAGCAACAGCGTCGTGAGGGTTCGCGACGCGGAGTCGATCTTCTTCGCTTATGTGACAGTGAATCCTCAGAGCGGGGCGAGAAAAGGCTATCGCTTTGATTGCGATACTATTCCGAAGTTGAGACGCTTGATTTCATCTACGGGATTTCCCACTGATTTTCTGAGTTCGACTCCTATCTATGACTTCGATAGCAAGGATGCCCAGGATCTTAAACTGGATGAGCAGCCACGACTCAGCTGCAGCAATCCGGACAAGGCCTTATATAAAGTCGACTTTGCCGATAAAACCCGCTTCTTCTTTGCCGATACCAGCAAATCCAGGACCCGTCTTTACAATCTTGGTTGCCAAAGCCTTGTCGACAACATGGGCTTTCAGATCGATGCCGCGACGACCGTAACTCCGGATTTTATTTCAAATCTAAAGATATTCTCGGCGGATGATAACGACGATATCAGCTGCATCGGTGGCATTGAGATCGGGGCCAAACTCCAGTGGACCACTCCGACGAACAGCATTCTGACCCTGAAGAAGGCGGATCGTTTGCCCTTGACGACATTTGCGGCCCGGAAAGCCGATGGAACGCAGGCGGCATTAACCTTGGCCCGCACGGGAAAATGCGACTGGGTGGAGAGCACCGCAGTGAACGGCGCTCTTCTGATCACAGGTCAAACTCCTTATGATTTCCAAGGCCAGGTGAGCTGCACTCTGGAAATCAAGGCCGAAGAAGGAAGCTCGCGCGCCGAAAGCAAAACATTCCAAATCAATGCACTCCCCCTTCCGGTTGAAAGCAATGGTTGGATCCGTGATCCTCTCTCCGATACTGGTGTCGGCGGTGCTTTGGGTGAAGCTGGTGATGGCCTTTGCAACGGCAAGGAAAACTGCGTGTATAATGACCCACGTGGCCGACTGTGGTCGAGAGTTGATAACACCTACCGCAATTTCGATGATGCGCAAACCTTTTGTTTCAAACTGGTCTACGGCGGCTACAGTGATTGGCGACTACCCACCGTCGCAGAACTCAAGCAGGCCGTCACGGACAAGGTCTATGACCTGGCGCCCATCGACAAGTTGGATCTCTATTCCTATTCGTGGTCAGTCAACGTTGTGCCAACGGATACCACCCAGGCCTACTATGTGAGCCTAATCGATGGAACGGATCGTCCCCTCACCAAGAAGACAGTTCTCATGCATAACTGCATTCGCTGA
- a CDS encoding WD40/YVTN/BNR-like repeat-containing protein produces MKFVMVSGNKGYELSCSDPLGLLRLVDATGFPSVLLNAYPPISMDNAADLKIDQQPKMTCKSDDKLLYKADLDGRTKYFFGAKGSTKLYMFGCQGLVDAMGFDIMKARTLDPMLIDENPIFDVSDEQDLNCLQGIAIGSKSSWDTAREGSIVVTPGKELPVLTYSAKDPNGVNAPLTLTQEGKCDWLNVVNLPTALVINGTVPLEFTEQSCKLKVTAAAGTITEDSKNLVIETCRPNTINVGGVCKGIAAIPKVYKWSATESVYTPGVDFASEQLGFRAAMDRIYRTTDGGQSWTSIINARAETMSFSSPTSGWYSGEGNGFVYRTNDGGATFNPVAIPFKVMWKQLFAPGETNVWVTGYYNQMVRTRDAGSTWQEVRLPIFPDYSIRSLEFVSPSIVFVYVNTPGSNAANQVWRSLDGGESWQQVLTLDYKEGLNDLHARTANHAWVANRFTIYRTADGGKTWEKPKFMPAVSGVDQVAFYDEQVGWAIATLPDAAYKSLLVTRDGGVTWTVSSQSKIEGMTNFLNLKVLNPSLVVGYDDRGNTLRISAD; encoded by the coding sequence ATGAAATTTGTGATGGTGTCCGGCAATAAAGGCTACGAACTTTCCTGTAGCGACCCTCTTGGTTTGCTTCGACTTGTCGATGCCACAGGCTTTCCCAGCGTGCTTCTGAACGCGTATCCGCCCATTTCAATGGATAACGCTGCCGATTTGAAAATTGACCAGCAGCCTAAGATGACCTGTAAATCGGACGACAAGCTGCTTTATAAAGCCGACCTGGATGGCAGGACCAAATATTTCTTTGGGGCCAAGGGTTCGACCAAACTGTACATGTTCGGTTGTCAGGGCCTCGTCGATGCCATGGGTTTTGATATCATGAAAGCACGGACCCTTGATCCCATGCTGATCGATGAAAACCCTATTTTTGATGTTTCCGACGAACAGGATCTGAACTGCCTTCAGGGTATTGCGATCGGCAGCAAATCCAGCTGGGACACAGCCCGCGAAGGATCCATCGTCGTGACGCCAGGCAAGGAATTGCCGGTCCTGACCTATTCGGCGAAGGACCCCAATGGTGTGAATGCACCCCTGACTTTGACGCAGGAAGGCAAGTGCGATTGGCTGAATGTTGTGAACCTGCCGACGGCTCTGGTGATCAACGGCACTGTTCCCCTTGAGTTCACAGAGCAAAGCTGCAAGCTCAAGGTCACTGCAGCGGCAGGCACTATCACAGAAGATTCCAAAAACCTTGTGATCGAGACCTGTCGACCCAATACCATCAACGTGGGCGGCGTGTGCAAGGGAATCGCGGCAATACCCAAGGTCTATAAATGGTCCGCTACAGAGAGCGTCTATACTCCGGGCGTTGATTTTGCCAGCGAACAGCTCGGTTTCCGCGCTGCCATGGACCGCATCTATAGGACGACCGATGGCGGACAGAGCTGGACCAGCATCATCAATGCTCGGGCCGAAACCATGTCCTTCAGCAGCCCTACATCGGGTTGGTATTCAGGCGAAGGCAACGGCTTTGTCTATCGGACGAACGATGGCGGCGCGACCTTCAACCCGGTTGCCATTCCCTTTAAGGTGATGTGGAAACAGCTTTTTGCGCCCGGTGAAACCAATGTATGGGTGACGGGCTATTACAATCAGATGGTCCGGACGCGTGATGCGGGCTCCACATGGCAGGAAGTCCGCCTTCCCATATTCCCCGATTACAGCATTCGCTCTTTGGAGTTCGTTTCTCCGTCCATAGTCTTCGTGTATGTCAATACACCTGGCTCGAACGCAGCCAACCAGGTCTGGCGTTCTTTGGATGGCGGTGAATCCTGGCAGCAGGTCTTGACCCTCGACTACAAGGAAGGGCTCAACGACCTTCATGCCCGCACGGCGAACCATGCCTGGGTCGCAAACCGCTTCACTATTTATCGAACTGCTGACGGGGGCAAGACCTGGGAAAAACCCAAGTTTATGCCTGCTGTAAGCGGCGTAGATCAGGTGGCCTTTTACGATGAGCAGGTCGGTTGGGCCATCGCCACCCTTCCCGACGCAGCCTATAAAAGTCTGCTTGTCACCCGCGATGGGGGTGTCACTTGGACTGTTTCCAGTCAATCTAAAATTGAAGGGATGACGAACTTTTTGAATCTGAAAGTTCTGAACCCGTCTCTCGTGGTCGGCTATGACGACCGCGGTAATACCCTACGTATCTCAGCTGATTAG